The Celeribacter marinus genome window below encodes:
- a CDS encoding sel1 repeat family protein, with amino-acid sequence MSAIFFRNGALAFLLCLSAPEPAFAMDEDTDAAFDLAVEAVHAHNYSEAIEGFRPLAEHGAADAQFNMALLLKAGLGQPRNYLEAYYWAVLSDLGSERRAKALVSELSDFLPVEAREGVYNRLLERLEGQLEASERSAIMKYARLNAEFLEEPNLEQAYIWYSIAQALGIHGGAAGSADLSDQLEPDALIAAQTKAADAFSASLFSQPTASSVSE; translated from the coding sequence ATGTCGGCTATATTTTTTCGAAATGGTGCTTTAGCTTTCCTCTTATGCCTGAGCGCACCTGAACCTGCATTTGCGATGGACGAAGACACAGATGCCGCGTTTGATCTGGCGGTGGAGGCGGTGCACGCGCATAACTACTCCGAAGCCATTGAGGGTTTTCGCCCACTTGCCGAGCATGGAGCCGCAGATGCGCAATTTAACATGGCCTTGTTGCTAAAAGCGGGTTTGGGGCAGCCTCGCAACTATCTTGAAGCATATTACTGGGCTGTATTGTCTGATTTGGGTAGCGAGCGAAGAGCGAAAGCGTTGGTATCTGAGTTATCAGATTTTCTACCAGTTGAAGCGCGCGAGGGGGTTTATAACCGGTTGCTCGAGCGTCTTGAAGGGCAGTTGGAGGCGTCAGAGCGCTCTGCGATTATGAAATATGCGCGTTTGAATGCCGAGTTTTTGGAAGAGCCTAACTTAGAGCAGGCATATATTTGGTATTCCATCGCGCAAGCGCTTGGCATCCATGGTGGTGCTGCTGGTAGCGCGGATTTATCTGACCAACTTGAGCCTGACGCATTAATTGCGGCTCAGACGAAAGCAGCAGATGCTTTCAGTGCTTCATTGTTCTCGCAACCAACAGCATCCTCTGTTTCTGAGTGA
- the flgM gene encoding flagellar biosynthesis anti-sigma factor FlgM, with the protein MVDSIKQNVRQMVAPAPQDANTASSRSAVASMGAVPDAPKAAEDSQVSVKASVSALAQTPPINMEAVSRIKQAIADGKYPINLDLVSERLMESYIEMKG; encoded by the coding sequence ATGGTTGACTCAATTAAACAAAATGTAAGGCAAATGGTAGCACCGGCGCCGCAAGACGCCAATACTGCCTCCAGTCGTTCAGCCGTTGCGAGCATGGGCGCAGTGCCCGATGCTCCAAAGGCAGCAGAAGATAGCCAGGTTTCAGTAAAGGCATCAGTGTCTGCACTTGCGCAAACACCGCCAATAAATATGGAAGCCGTATCGCGTATTAAACAAGCGATCGCAGACGGGAAATATCCGATAAATCTCGATTTGGTATCAGAGCGCCTGATGGAAAGCTACATCGAGATGAAAGGGTGA
- the flgA gene encoding flagellar basal body P-ring formation chaperone FlgA, translating into MRLTNIRRSKSLTGLVFTLMPFTALASDVVTGADIKAAILTELAQHNITSDPQVSERRRYFSCSSPLQVTPKFDDSWETARVACPEKGRDWHIIVRTGQVSPQAAVSPDKTAQTGPEVVVLLASVKKGAVITDDIVALTKLSSGQRVGGFFRPEDVIGRRAKQNLSAMQPIKARHLEHLWTLEVGQPVNIVQKVGGFEVSSVGEVLENAQIGDIIEVINTRSGRKISALVENSKKVTPIANIN; encoded by the coding sequence ATGAGGCTCACAAATATTCGCAGATCAAAAAGCCTGACGGGCTTGGTCTTCACGTTGATGCCCTTCACTGCATTAGCCAGTGATGTGGTGACAGGCGCAGATATCAAAGCGGCAATCCTGACTGAGCTGGCCCAACATAATATCACCTCTGATCCCCAAGTTTCAGAAAGGCGCCGATATTTCAGCTGCTCAAGCCCTCTTCAGGTCACACCAAAATTCGATGACAGCTGGGAGACCGCCAGAGTTGCCTGCCCTGAAAAGGGCCGGGATTGGCACATCATTGTACGCACGGGACAAGTCAGCCCACAAGCTGCCGTTTCGCCTGACAAGACAGCCCAAACTGGACCCGAAGTCGTAGTGCTGCTCGCAAGTGTCAAAAAAGGCGCTGTTATAACCGACGATATTGTGGCACTCACAAAACTGTCCTCGGGCCAAAGGGTGGGCGGTTTCTTTCGTCCTGAAGATGTTATCGGCCGTCGCGCCAAACAAAACCTGAGCGCGATGCAACCCATCAAGGCGCGCCACCTGGAACATCTGTGGACTCTGGAAGTTGGTCAGCCTGTAAACATTGTCCAAAAAGTAGGTGGCTTTGAGGTATCCAGCGTTGGAGAAGTACTTGAAAACGCCCAAATTGGTGATATCATCGAAGTTATAAACACCCGTTCTGGCAGAAAAATCAGTGCCTTAGTCGAAAATTCAAAAAAAGTTACGCCGATTGCTAATATTAACTGA
- a CDS encoding LPP20 family lipoprotein — translation MHSLHQPHTRRHLRKLACLGLVAGLLSGCQMTLDNMLSPGAGKPAAQLTSESQSRELGHTRQVLNVATVKTAPTPTISSVGYSVISSQPGKTLNQRRLMAIRAARMDAMRALAEQIHGLTIESETQLSESVLQSDTMRASVAGAIRGARTVKIEPKGADTYAVHLEIDRATVAQVLKAHRRF, via the coding sequence ATGCACAGCCTTCACCAACCACACACCCGCCGCCATCTACGCAAGCTTGCATGTTTGGGTCTTGTCGCCGGCCTTCTATCAGGCTGCCAGATGACGCTTGATAACATGCTGAGCCCCGGCGCCGGGAAACCCGCGGCACAGTTGACTTCAGAATCTCAGTCACGTGAACTTGGGCACACACGGCAGGTTTTGAACGTCGCAACCGTCAAAACAGCACCCACTCCAACAATTTCCTCTGTGGGTTACTCTGTGATCTCTTCACAACCTGGCAAAACGCTCAACCAGCGTAGATTGATGGCGATACGAGCCGCTCGCATGGACGCAATGCGCGCACTTGCCGAGCAGATCCATGGCCTCACGATTGAGAGTGAGACACAGCTCTCAGAAAGCGTACTACAATCCGATACCATGCGAGCAAGCGTTGCAGGCGCCATTCGCGGGGCGCGGACAGTTAAGATTGAGCCCAAGGGCGCCGATACATACGCTGTTCACCTTGAGATTGACCGTGCAACGGTTGCCCAAGTTCTCAAAGCTCACCGCCGGTTCTAA
- the flhA gene encoding flagellar biosynthesis protein FlhA: protein MDLTRNAALVDDFKAALGSSVLPIGILVLVAMMVLPLPVFLLDTFFVVNIVLSLLILMVALHTHRPLDFSSFPNLILIATVLRLALNVASTRVVLSEGHTGADAAGQVIKAFGEFVVAGNYAVGIFVFIILVIINLVVITKGAGRVSEVSARFTLDAMPGKQMAIDADLNAGIMTPEEATARRQEVADEADFYGSMDGASKFVKGDAIAGLLILAINIVGGLIIGVAQHQMAVADAAQSYILLSIGDGLVAQIPSLLLSIATAIIVTRVSSTQDMAQHIGGQVNLSRAWTPTAAVIFILGLVPGMPNQLFMLFAAAAAAAAYFARKSEDLSEAEADLEAQDGGAEEATDSETVLLADVTDYSAVSMQLGYGLISLVDEEQSGPLVSRITGIRREVSRGLGFVIPGVRIRDDLALEPNQYRIRIGQTIVGEDVAYPDRKLALPGDGSLVKIEGIEVKDPSFGMDAVWIRPQQQAEAEANDYVVIEPDSVISTHLSQLLNKHAADLIGQDDVQALLDQLGEASPNLVKSIVPKLVPLHVLTLVLRRLLSERIPISDLRRILEGLSNLVGPNMGPNEMAEALRPKLVPLLIQQVSPLGTVLPLMTLTPELEQLMLRTVRQNGEDGLVLEGSLAEQLMRSINDSSEKLSAAGRPTIMVVAPQIRRVFSDFVRAHIPDMIILSFTELPENRRVEVYASIGSFDALGAEGNPSAVASELQTEPETV from the coding sequence ATGGATTTGACACGCAACGCCGCACTCGTAGACGACTTTAAGGCAGCCCTGGGGAGTTCTGTGCTTCCCATTGGTATCTTGGTCTTGGTCGCCATGATGGTATTGCCTTTGCCTGTCTTTTTACTCGACACGTTCTTTGTGGTTAACATCGTGCTTTCGCTTTTGATCCTTATGGTTGCATTGCACACGCATCGTCCGTTAGATTTTTCATCATTCCCTAACCTTATTTTGATCGCAACTGTCTTGCGTCTGGCCTTGAATGTTGCATCCACACGCGTGGTTCTGAGCGAAGGGCACACTGGCGCAGATGCGGCAGGGCAGGTCATAAAGGCTTTTGGCGAGTTTGTTGTAGCGGGAAACTATGCTGTTGGTATTTTTGTCTTTATTATTCTTGTGATCATCAACCTTGTGGTTATCACCAAGGGTGCAGGCCGCGTCTCTGAAGTTTCTGCGCGCTTCACCTTGGACGCTATGCCAGGCAAGCAAATGGCGATTGATGCAGACCTGAACGCCGGAATTATGACGCCAGAAGAGGCCACGGCGCGCCGTCAGGAAGTGGCGGATGAGGCCGACTTCTATGGCTCGATGGATGGTGCCTCCAAGTTTGTGAAGGGTGATGCGATAGCTGGTTTGTTGATTTTGGCGATCAATATTGTTGGCGGCCTCATTATTGGTGTTGCACAGCACCAAATGGCTGTGGCTGATGCTGCACAATCCTATATTTTGCTCTCCATCGGGGATGGTTTGGTTGCGCAAATTCCGTCGCTGCTGCTTTCGATTGCCACTGCGATCATCGTGACTCGCGTGTCTTCAACTCAGGATATGGCCCAACATATTGGTGGTCAGGTAAACTTGTCGCGTGCTTGGACTCCTACAGCAGCTGTTATTTTTATTCTTGGCCTAGTGCCCGGGATGCCGAACCAATTGTTCATGTTGTTTGCGGCGGCTGCGGCCGCGGCAGCATATTTTGCGCGCAAGTCAGAAGACTTGAGCGAAGCAGAGGCCGACTTGGAAGCGCAAGATGGTGGCGCGGAGGAGGCCACAGACTCTGAGACTGTGTTGTTGGCCGATGTGACAGATTATTCTGCGGTTTCTATGCAGCTTGGGTATGGGCTTATCAGCCTTGTTGATGAAGAACAGTCAGGCCCATTGGTAAGTCGCATCACAGGGATAAGGCGTGAAGTGTCGCGGGGTTTGGGTTTTGTTATCCCTGGTGTGCGTATTCGTGATGATCTTGCGCTTGAACCAAACCAGTATCGCATTCGGATTGGTCAGACGATTGTTGGTGAAGATGTTGCTTACCCCGACCGCAAGCTTGCTTTGCCGGGTGATGGATCCCTAGTGAAAATCGAAGGCATCGAGGTGAAGGACCCCTCGTTTGGAATGGACGCTGTTTGGATTAGGCCACAGCAACAGGCCGAAGCCGAAGCCAACGACTACGTGGTGATCGAACCTGACTCCGTTATCTCAACGCATCTTAGCCAATTGCTAAACAAACACGCCGCTGATTTGATCGGCCAAGATGATGTTCAGGCGCTGCTTGATCAATTGGGGGAAGCGAGCCCTAACCTGGTTAAATCTATCGTACCAAAGCTGGTGCCTTTACATGTGCTCACGCTTGTTCTGCGCCGCTTGTTGTCTGAGCGGATTCCAATCTCTGACTTGCGCCGGATCTTGGAAGGACTGTCAAACCTTGTCGGCCCCAACATGGGCCCAAACGAAATGGCGGAGGCATTACGCCCTAAGTTGGTACCCTTACTTATCCAGCAAGTGTCGCCTTTGGGAACCGTGCTGCCTTTGATGACACTCACGCCTGAGCTTGAGCAATTGATGTTGCGAACCGTGCGCCAAAACGGAGAAGACGGTCTTGTGCTCGAAGGCAGTCTGGCGGAACAGTTGATGCGGTCTATCAACGACAGCAGCGAAAAACTGAGCGCTGCAGGGCGCCCGACTATTATGGTGGTCGCCCCGCAAATCCGCCGTGTGTTTTCAGATTTTGTGCGCGCGCATATACCAGATATGATAATTTTGAGCTTTACCGAACTCCCCGAAAATCGCCGTGTTGAAGTCTATGCCTCGATTGGCAGCTTTGATGCTCTTGGCGCGGAGGGCAATCCATCAGCGGTTGCCTCTGAGCTTCAAACTGAACCTGAAACCGTCTGA
- a CDS encoding AAA family ATPase translates to MPTITVMAPDSALAMDEVIRRLGDGAYILSTCQQDGMIQIKATNDPMNAVPKRASAVQTVFEDELEHQFFGGAGPRVSVTVNEGAPRSRASERPKLVAISGERVNAEPSGARLGNAFGAKELTDIEHTDTIRLPRWLSEKQSKEATKQPADLLRPLNDLLDKPPEPSETIKAQDVAQEAEPTALETEHTHEAVNFAEQEPSVETRLRRLEKALGLDPMESRLPSNNHTHYVGQDLLRNGISAPLLAAALNELASFEEAEQPISQSDVVSLLAERMVSSQASLALDADVLFVIGASGSGKTTLAAKFAALLSETREERAIALIDLQDATSSRMGLLTHLGRLINVPVREWDTERKEDWAVPGAGQSLIVDVSCSLEELQGLWPLLQAKFEGKRCHTVLAQSSGASIARIEQVLDAAADLKPEVVLTKLDECECSLVELSAVMTGQAKIGWLAGTRSLVGNLAQASALIMEQYILGCLTQENQNTPEAELEASE, encoded by the coding sequence ATGCCAACAATTACAGTTATGGCGCCTGATAGCGCCCTTGCAATGGACGAAGTTATACGCCGATTGGGCGACGGCGCTTATATTTTGTCTACGTGTCAACAAGATGGGATGATCCAAATTAAGGCGACGAATGATCCAATGAACGCTGTTCCAAAACGGGCAAGTGCCGTTCAAACCGTATTTGAAGATGAGCTTGAGCATCAATTTTTTGGGGGGGCTGGGCCGCGTGTGTCTGTAACTGTGAATGAAGGCGCACCTCGGTCTAGGGCGTCGGAGCGCCCTAAGCTTGTGGCCATTTCCGGAGAACGCGTAAATGCTGAGCCATCAGGTGCCCGTTTAGGAAATGCTTTTGGTGCAAAAGAACTTACCGACATTGAACACACTGATACAATTAGGCTACCACGCTGGTTGAGCGAAAAACAGTCCAAAGAGGCAACCAAACAGCCAGCCGATCTGTTGCGACCCTTAAACGACTTATTGGACAAACCGCCTGAGCCGTCAGAAACTATCAAGGCTCAGGACGTTGCACAAGAGGCCGAACCAACAGCTTTGGAGACAGAACACACACATGAAGCTGTGAACTTTGCTGAGCAAGAGCCTTCCGTTGAAACGCGACTACGGCGCTTAGAAAAAGCCTTAGGTCTGGACCCAATGGAGTCTCGGTTGCCTTCCAACAATCACACCCATTATGTGGGCCAAGACCTGCTTCGGAACGGAATTTCTGCTCCTTTGCTTGCCGCTGCCTTGAATGAATTGGCCTCCTTTGAGGAGGCCGAGCAACCGATCTCACAGAGCGATGTGGTCAGTTTGTTGGCTGAGAGGATGGTTTCTTCTCAGGCCAGCTTGGCGCTTGATGCAGATGTCTTGTTTGTCATCGGGGCGTCGGGCAGTGGAAAGACAACATTGGCTGCAAAATTCGCTGCATTGCTTTCCGAAACGCGGGAAGAGCGCGCAATTGCGCTTATTGATTTGCAGGATGCAACTTCATCCCGGATGGGCCTCTTAACCCACTTGGGACGCCTCATTAATGTGCCTGTCCGCGAATGGGACACTGAGCGAAAAGAAGATTGGGCTGTGCCCGGCGCAGGCCAAAGCTTGATTGTGGATGTTTCGTGCTCGCTTGAGGAATTGCAAGGTCTTTGGCCGCTGCTTCAAGCCAAATTTGAAGGCAAACGTTGTCATACTGTTCTTGCGCAAAGCAGTGGAGCATCAATTGCGCGTATTGAGCAAGTCTTGGACGCTGCAGCTGACCTCAAGCCAGAGGTGGTTTTGACAAAACTGGATGAATGTGAATGCTCGTTGGTGGAGCTTTCAGCTGTGATGACAGGTCAGGCCAAAATAGGCTGGCTGGCTGGCACACGCTCCTTGGTTGGAAACCTTGCCCAAGCCAGTGCTTTGATAATGGAACAATATATTTTGGGATGTTTGACGCAAGAAAATCAAAACACCCCTGAGGCAGAATTGGAAGCATCTGAATGA
- a CDS encoding P-loop NTPase: MTHSITIASGKGGVGKTCVAVNLAIMYARLGHRVCLFDADFGLANSHILMGKNAAKTLRDSLVGGVPLVEVIERGPQGVQLLAGGSGLIDMMHIDDTARFQLIRNVDALKDSIDILITDAPAGASENALSFVAASQRVLVVVVAEPTSFMDAYAMIKAANAEHGLRHFSVAINMAHDNVDARRNFEKFNAIAARFLDVELSYAGHVPFSAAMRRSIVQRKPLLAAENNTPDKELLAFKAVAQAVLKAPMNTYEGIRFFADKDSERETVG; the protein is encoded by the coding sequence ATGACTCATTCAATTACAATTGCGAGTGGGAAAGGGGGAGTAGGGAAGACCTGCGTCGCGGTTAACCTTGCGATTATGTATGCGCGTCTAGGGCATCGAGTATGTTTATTTGACGCAGATTTTGGTTTGGCAAACTCACATATTTTGATGGGAAAAAACGCTGCCAAGACCCTTCGGGACTCCTTGGTGGGCGGTGTGCCTCTGGTTGAAGTGATTGAGCGTGGCCCGCAAGGTGTTCAGCTATTGGCTGGCGGTAGCGGGCTGATTGACATGATGCATATTGATGATACCGCCCGGTTTCAGCTTATTCGAAATGTTGATGCACTTAAAGATAGCATTGACATTTTGATTACGGATGCGCCCGCAGGGGCGAGTGAAAACGCACTGTCTTTTGTAGCTGCCTCACAACGCGTTTTGGTTGTTGTGGTTGCTGAGCCAACGAGCTTCATGGATGCTTATGCAATGATTAAAGCTGCAAACGCTGAACATGGTCTGCGTCACTTTTCGGTTGCGATCAACATGGCACATGACAACGTCGATGCTCGGCGTAACTTTGAAAAATTTAATGCGATTGCAGCGAGGTTTTTAGATGTCGAGTTGAGCTATGCAGGACATGTACCGTTTTCGGCCGCAATGCGGCGCTCCATTGTGCAGCGCAAGCCATTGCTGGCAGCAGAAAACAACACTCCCGATAAGGAGTTGCTTGCATTTAAGGCCGTGGCCCAAGCTGTATTGAAGGCACCTATGAATACCTATGAGGGCATCCGCTTTTTTGCTGATAAAGACTCTGAGCGGGAGACCGTGGGATGA
- a CDS encoding sigma-70 family RNA polymerase sigma factor, whose protein sequence is MTLRGQYSEQNPKPEVLIEAELQTVRRIAFYFHGRVKGAVEVDDLVQVGYLGLIDASQRYVKKAGVTFSSYAKIRIRGAIVDYLRRNSNLCRSTIAMKQEVNKATLDLERKLQRAPMDEEIANELQLSVEELRKWHQAFEANLHQSIDEVHDEHSIWFVSGDANPEEAFSNQEVKRGLRGELAKLSEREAMVMQLYYVEELNVYEIAEILGVTTGRVSQIKKASISNLRAGMQSFLGQTENSKV, encoded by the coding sequence ATGACACTGCGTGGGCAATATTCAGAACAAAATCCAAAGCCTGAGGTCCTGATCGAGGCCGAGCTACAGACTGTTCGGCGCATCGCGTTTTACTTTCATGGCCGTGTCAAAGGTGCAGTGGAGGTCGATGATCTCGTTCAAGTTGGGTATCTTGGATTGATTGATGCGAGCCAGAGATATGTGAAGAAGGCGGGCGTTACCTTCAGCAGCTATGCAAAAATTCGCATCCGTGGAGCGATCGTTGATTATCTTCGGCGCAATTCAAATTTATGCCGGTCCACGATTGCGATGAAGCAAGAGGTGAACAAGGCGACTTTGGATTTGGAGCGCAAGCTTCAACGTGCTCCGATGGATGAAGAGATCGCAAATGAGTTGCAGCTTAGCGTCGAAGAGCTACGCAAATGGCATCAAGCATTCGAGGCCAATTTACACCAATCGATTGATGAAGTCCACGATGAACACTCAATTTGGTTTGTGTCTGGTGACGCCAATCCCGAAGAGGCATTCAGTAACCAAGAGGTCAAGCGTGGCCTGCGTGGAGAGTTGGCAAAACTATCCGAGCGCGAAGCAATGGTGATGCAGCTTTATTATGTTGAAGAGCTTAATGTGTATGAAATCGCTGAGATTTTGGGAGTTACAACTGGGCGTGTTTCACAAATCAAGAAAGCTTCGATAAGCAATTTACGAGCAGGTATGCAAAGCTTTCTTGGGCAGACGGAAAATAGCAAAGTATAA
- a CDS encoding DUF6538 domain-containing protein, translating to MIRHYTPCEIFYFPLKSTLWRRTYSERRCGYLDLLLVLHHILHYKANVGVVSMSKPVLRGTTWYLKRRVPKRYASVEPRSVIWDSLKTDSYSVAVQKSAGVWLSYIEGWEARLAGRDGDAAEKFRAAQQLAALRGFQFLSIDKISQAPLDEVLQRVEATTQTGDGGPDEVVASALLGVAEAPQLRLSGLVEHVETLAAHDNRFKNSEQMRLWRSPRLRAVNNLIKALGEDLSVASVGTAQARKHKKWWQARIAREGQSATTANKDFNYISGMLTRFYEDLEHDDPPRPYAGVAIQDRHAKPSQKREVPVDWIVDKWFAPDALSGLNDEARDILLISIETGCRQNEIYNLPASALRLADPIPHLRIAHELSDDPAERREVKNLPSQREIPLVGVALAAAKRHPAGFEKYRNKSNYSAAVNKYLRSNGLLPDGVTIGGTRHSWEGRMKCAGYEMDDRGELMGHSLKARRGREVYGDEMGLSERLLIAQDVMLPVPAHLA from the coding sequence TTGATCCGCCATTATACTCCATGCGAAATTTTTTATTTTCCATTAAAATCAACACTTTGGCGGCGAACTTACTCCGAGCGGCGATGCGGCTATCTTGATTTGCTACTCGTTTTGCACCACATTTTGCATTACAAAGCGAATGTTGGGGTCGTCAGCATGTCAAAGCCTGTGTTACGCGGAACGACTTGGTATCTAAAGCGGCGGGTCCCTAAACGGTATGCGTCTGTTGAGCCGAGGTCCGTTATTTGGGATAGCCTTAAAACCGATTCCTATAGTGTTGCCGTGCAGAAATCTGCTGGGGTCTGGCTGTCGTATATCGAAGGCTGGGAAGCGCGTCTTGCTGGGCGGGATGGCGATGCGGCAGAAAAATTTCGCGCTGCACAACAGTTGGCAGCCCTGCGTGGGTTTCAATTTCTTTCGATCGATAAGATCTCACAGGCACCGTTGGATGAAGTTTTGCAGCGTGTGGAAGCAACAACACAGACTGGCGATGGCGGGCCTGACGAGGTGGTCGCATCGGCTCTTTTAGGGGTGGCTGAAGCTCCGCAACTTCGACTGTCTGGCCTTGTTGAACATGTCGAAACGCTTGCGGCACATGACAACCGCTTCAAAAATAGCGAACAAATGCGTTTGTGGCGCTCGCCGCGACTGCGGGCGGTCAACAATTTGATAAAGGCGCTTGGAGAAGACCTAAGTGTTGCCAGCGTTGGCACTGCACAAGCACGCAAACATAAGAAATGGTGGCAGGCGCGCATCGCCAGAGAGGGCCAGTCGGCTACGACGGCCAACAAAGATTTTAACTATATATCTGGCATGCTGACGCGCTTTTATGAAGACCTTGAACATGACGATCCTCCGCGCCCCTATGCGGGCGTCGCGATCCAAGACCGCCACGCGAAACCGTCGCAGAAACGAGAAGTGCCTGTGGATTGGATTGTCGATAAATGGTTCGCGCCAGATGCGTTGAGTGGCCTGAACGATGAGGCGCGTGATATCTTGTTGATATCGATCGAAACAGGATGCCGTCAAAACGAGATTTATAATCTGCCAGCATCAGCGCTGCGGCTGGCAGACCCTATTCCTCATTTGCGTATTGCGCATGAACTTTCGGACGATCCAGCGGAGCGCCGTGAGGTTAAAAATCTACCGTCACAGCGGGAAATCCCACTTGTTGGCGTGGCTTTGGCTGCGGCCAAAAGGCATCCGGCGGGCTTTGAGAAATACCGCAACAAAAGCAATTATAGTGCTGCGGTAAACAAGTATCTACGCAGCAATGGTTTGTTGCCCGACGGCGTCACAATAGGCGGCACACGGCACAGTTGGGAAGGCCGCATGAAATGTGCAGGTTACGAAATGGATGACCGTGGCGAGCTGATGGGGCACTCACTCAAAGCGCGTCGTGGCCGCGAAGTTTATGGGGATGAGATGGGATTGTCTGAGCGGCTTCTTATCGCACAAGACGTCATGCTGCCGGTCCCTGCACACCTCGCTTAA